The proteins below come from a single Deltaproteobacteria bacterium genomic window:
- a CDS encoding mechanosensitive ion channel, translating into MDVNTIIPQLKEWAAFYGLNIIAAILIFVIGRWVAKVLRKLIRKLLEKSKVDASIIPFVTNLAYVLMLTVVVIAALSKLGIQTASLIAIIGAAGLAVALALQGSLANFAAGVLVLIFRPFKVGDYIEAAGIAGSVEKIEIFTTTLKTPDNRVIIIPNAKLSGDIIINYTAEKTRRLDLVFGVSYGDDLQKVKKVLLDILAAEPRVLKEPAPMVAIVELADSSVNFAVRPWIKSADYWDLFFALRETVKKRFDEEGITIPFPQQDVHMYEMKKEAS; encoded by the coding sequence ATGGACGTAAACACCATCATCCCACAACTCAAGGAGTGGGCCGCCTTTTACGGGCTCAACATCATCGCCGCGATCCTGATATTCGTGATCGGGCGCTGGGTCGCCAAGGTTCTCAGGAAGCTCATCAGAAAGCTCCTGGAGAAGTCAAAGGTAGATGCTTCCATCATACCCTTCGTCACCAATCTCGCCTATGTCCTGATGCTGACGGTAGTGGTTATAGCTGCCCTCAGTAAACTGGGCATTCAGACCGCTTCCCTTATCGCCATTATCGGTGCCGCCGGTCTCGCCGTCGCCCTGGCATTGCAGGGCTCACTGGCGAATTTCGCCGCGGGGGTCCTTGTTCTCATCTTCCGTCCTTTCAAGGTCGGTGATTATATCGAAGCCGCCGGCATTGCCGGGAGCGTTGAGAAGATCGAGATATTCACCACCACCCTCAAGACGCCCGACAACCGTGTCATCATCATTCCCAACGCGAAGCTTTCCGGTGATATCATCATCAACTACACCGCGGAAAAAACACGGCGGCTGGACCTTGTCTTCGGTGTCAGTTATGGAGACGACCTTCAGAAAGTGAAAAAGGTGCTTCTCGACATTCTCGCGGCCGAGCCCCGGGTACTGAAGGAACCCGCCCCCATGGTGGCGATCGTCGAGCTGGCGGACAGCAGCGTTAATTTTGCCGTTCGACCCTGGATCAAATCGGCTGATTACTGGGACCTGTTCTTTGCCCTGAGAGAAACAGTCAAGAAACGGTTCGACGAGGAAGGCATCACCATTCCCTTCCCGCAGCAGGATGTCCACATGTATGAAATGAAGAAGGAGGCTTCTTAA
- a CDS encoding GNAT family N-acetyltransferase, with the protein MSAYDPSDWRRKVVSPEKIIEKIRPGMKIFLGTGAAEPRTLVRHLKESKSTNLRDLELIQLLSLGEALPTDRDYNYKYRLKTFFSGWVASEAIAAGRIDYIPGYFSKIPLMVSTGVIDIDAAFVQITPPDEKGFCSIGVAVDMARRSMERASLVVGEINEAIPFTMGDTIVHVNELNYLVQSTEPPLYFPRIPPSEVHERIAAHIATVVEDGSCISFAIGPIFDALWKCLAHKKNLGVHSIMMTDALMDLIKSGAVTNRNKRIFRNKSVTCYAQGTPELYAWLDRNPLIEFQGIEVVTNPAVIGDNDRFIKILPARKVDLTGGIALQFGKGNVTLDSGEVMEIYSGVELSRGGRSVFALPSRNLRGESNIISSVRDLPGQFSNMQSLDLIVTEYGIASLKGRTVRERCLALIDIAHPDDRRLLVQKAKDLNILYPDQMYIIESGHLYPDDVASTHTFNNTATIRFRAIKPSDEDGMRRLFYRFSDRSIYYRYFSPISIMPHMKMQEYVNVDFKRTMSVVGVVTDDSGVERVVAEGRYMKLKDGPYADVAFIVDEKLQGLGIGSYLLAMLIGVARKRGIPGFKADVITDNKPMLKVFEKTGFPMKAMVRCGVYELTIPFPEE; encoded by the coding sequence ATGTCAGCCTATGACCCCTCGGATTGGAGACGCAAGGTAGTCTCTCCTGAAAAAATAATAGAAAAGATACGGCCGGGTATGAAGATATTTCTCGGTACCGGCGCCGCCGAGCCGCGTACCCTGGTCAGGCACCTCAAAGAATCAAAATCGACAAACCTGAGAGACCTGGAACTGATACAGCTTCTGAGCCTTGGCGAAGCGCTGCCGACCGACAGGGATTATAACTATAAATACCGGCTGAAGACCTTTTTCTCGGGGTGGGTCGCCAGCGAGGCCATCGCGGCGGGCAGGATCGATTACATCCCCGGCTACTTTTCAAAGATCCCCCTCATGGTGAGCACTGGTGTCATCGATATTGATGCCGCCTTTGTTCAGATCACGCCGCCTGACGAAAAGGGGTTTTGCAGCATCGGCGTTGCCGTTGACATGGCACGGCGTTCAATGGAACGGGCTTCACTGGTAGTGGGTGAGATCAATGAAGCGATCCCCTTTACCATGGGGGATACCATCGTGCATGTCAATGAACTCAATTATCTCGTTCAATCCACGGAACCGCCCCTCTATTTCCCGCGCATCCCCCCTTCGGAGGTGCACGAACGGATCGCCGCGCACATCGCCACCGTTGTTGAAGACGGCAGCTGCATATCCTTCGCCATCGGCCCCATATTTGACGCCCTCTGGAAATGCCTTGCCCACAAGAAGAACCTCGGCGTTCATTCGATCATGATGACCGACGCCCTCATGGACCTTATCAAGAGCGGCGCCGTGACAAACAGGAACAAGCGCATCTTCCGGAACAAGAGTGTTACCTGCTACGCGCAGGGAACACCGGAACTGTATGCCTGGCTCGACAGGAACCCGCTCATCGAGTTCCAGGGTATAGAGGTGGTGACGAACCCGGCCGTCATCGGCGACAATGACAGGTTTATCAAGATCCTCCCGGCCCGCAAAGTTGACCTGACCGGCGGCATCGCCCTTCAGTTCGGTAAGGGGAACGTTACGCTCGATTCCGGCGAAGTAATGGAGATATATTCCGGGGTCGAACTGTCGCGTGGGGGGAGGTCCGTCTTTGCCCTTCCGAGCCGTAACCTGCGCGGTGAGTCGAATATCATATCCTCCGTGCGCGATCTGCCCGGTCAGTTCTCGAACATGCAATCCCTCGACCTCATTGTCACCGAGTACGGCATTGCGTCGCTGAAGGGACGTACCGTGCGGGAGCGATGCCTGGCCCTGATAGATATCGCCCATCCCGATGACCGCCGGTTGCTGGTCCAGAAAGCGAAGGACCTGAACATTCTCTATCCCGACCAGATGTACATCATCGAATCGGGGCATCTCTATCCCGATGACGTGGCAAGCACTCATACGTTCAACAACACGGCCACCATTCGGTTCCGGGCCATCAAACCATCCGACGAGGATGGCATGCGGCGCCTCTTTTACCGGTTTTCCGACAGAAGCATCTATTATCGCTACTTCAGCCCCATATCGATCATGCCCCACATGAAGATGCAGGAATATGTGAATGTGGATTTCAAGCGCACCATGTCCGTTGTGGGCGTCGTCACTGATGATTCGGGTGTCGAGCGGGTCGTGGCAGAGGGTCGTTATATGAAACTCAAGGACGGGCCCTATGCCGATGTCGCCTTTATCGTGGACGAAAAACTCCAGGGTCTCGGGATCGGCTCCTATCTGCTGGCGATGCTCATCGGGGTCGCCCGGAAACGGGGCATTCCCGGGTTCAAGGCGGACGTCATCACCGACAACAAGCCCATGCTGAAGGTCTTTGAAAAGACAGGTTTTCCCATGAAGGCCATGGTCCGTTGCGGTGTATACGAACTGACCATCCCGTTCCCCGAGGAATGA
- a CDS encoding redoxin domain-containing protein, whose product MGEEIKVGCARPTGGPVGESVELETETDMKAPGKEESKTMIKVGRKAPDFVAPAYHQGKFVSVKLSDYLGKWVLLCFYPGDFTFV is encoded by the coding sequence ATGGGGGAAGAGATAAAGGTCGGCTGTGCAAGACCCACAGGCGGACCGGTCGGTGAATCAGTTGAACTGGAAACCGAAACTGACATGAAGGCACCAGGAAAGGAGGAGTCAAAGACGATGATCAAAGTCGGCAGGAAAGCACCTGATTTTGTCGCCCCGGCGTACCATCAGGGCAAATTCGTTTCTGTAAAACTGTCTGATTACCTGGGGAAGTGGGTACTTCTCTGCTTCTATCCGGGTGATTTTACTTTCGTCTGA
- a CDS encoding redoxin domain-containing protein: MSAVAEKFSDFQKLGVEILSMSVDSVFVHKMWVDHELSKMVKKKKVPFPMLSDAGGKVGTIYGIYDEDAGVETRGRFIIDPDGIVQGFEVLTPPVGRNINESFRQVQAFQLVRASKGTEATPSGWKPGKKTLKPGPNLVGNVWKEWKTEMAFD, from the coding sequence ATTTCGGCAGTTGCCGAAAAATTCAGTGACTTCCAGAAGCTTGGTGTCGAGATACTTTCCATGAGCGTTGACAGTGTTTTCGTTCACAAGATGTGGGTGGACCATGAGTTGTCGAAAATGGTGAAAAAAAAGAAGGTTCCCTTTCCCATGCTTTCCGATGCCGGCGGAAAGGTTGGAACCATTTACGGCATCTATGACGAGGATGCCGGAGTCGAGACCCGGGGACGGTTCATAATCGATCCCGACGGCATTGTACAGGGGTTCGAGGTCCTCACGCCGCCTGTCGGGAGGAACATCAATGAATCGTTCCGCCAGGTGCAGGCGTTCCAGTTGGTACGTGCCAGCAAGGGTACCGAGGCGACGCCCTCCGGGTGGAAACCCGGCAAAAAGACCCTGAAGCCCGGTCCTAACCTGGTGGGGAATGTCTGGAAGGAATGGAAGACCGAAATGGCCTTCGATTGA
- a CDS encoding acetate--CoA ligase family protein produces MSPNPLHAIMNPSSIAVVGASNTITKMGAIQCLNLIKSGFTGEVMPVNPDEETVLGKKAYPSVLDLPHAPDIAVLVIPSRLVPEILEKFGKIGTRFAVVVTAGFKETGDAGRAREKEIVSIARRFGMRFIGPNCLGILNTHLPFNITVMPTRMSKGSLGLVSQSGTYVAQTLPYLSGRGVRLSKAISVGNEADIDIVDCLEYLGEDDDTRAIGLYIEGIRRAGRFLEVAREITKTKPVVAQYVGGTEAGARSGSSHTGAMAGPDYVYDGLFEQAGVIRVDTIEEVYTIGWALAAQPALKGPRIAVLTNSGGPGTAIANTLNRGGLDVPVFSEDVQKEVSRYLPGSHASAKNPVDLTFHVGMDAISEKIPQILFNSHDVDGIVLHGIMDTGLFTEVSPLVKDLFTFDEEEFIDMSKVNLDNLVNMPRRHGKPLLISSFFGNDDHATRTFRENGIPTFDSPEKAARAMNALYRHLLIRNRANGTPDGECPVPAEARNIIQNAKRGVLDEYRCKRVLDAYGISTTREVLVETADEAVEQARSIGFPVVLKACSTDIPHKTERGLVHLNLKSDEAVRRAYNAVKGAVPHSPILISEMVRGDREFMAGVSYHPGFPPCIMFGLGGVLTEALHDNTIRIAPLGTEDTRSMMESLAAKALLGAYRGMKPVDRESLSSLLIALGRLAIHFPEIGEIDLNPIIIADGKPKVVDALFILE; encoded by the coding sequence ATGTCCCCCAATCCACTGCATGCGATCATGAATCCCTCTTCCATCGCCGTTGTCGGCGCGAGCAATACGATCACAAAGATGGGCGCCATCCAGTGCCTCAATCTCATAAAAAGCGGGTTCACCGGTGAGGTCATGCCGGTGAATCCCGATGAGGAAACGGTCCTGGGGAAGAAGGCCTATCCGTCGGTACTGGACCTTCCCCATGCTCCCGATATCGCCGTATTGGTCATCCCTTCCCGGCTTGTGCCGGAAATTCTGGAAAAGTTCGGAAAGATAGGGACCCGTTTCGCCGTCGTCGTGACCGCCGGGTTTAAGGAGACGGGAGATGCGGGCCGCGCGCGGGAAAAGGAAATCGTTTCGATCGCCCGACGTTTCGGTATGCGCTTCATCGGCCCGAATTGCCTCGGTATCCTCAACACGCATCTGCCCTTCAACATCACCGTCATGCCGACGAGGATGTCTAAGGGGTCCCTCGGTCTTGTGTCGCAGAGCGGCACGTACGTGGCCCAGACCCTCCCCTATCTCTCCGGCAGGGGTGTGCGGCTCAGCAAGGCGATCAGCGTCGGAAACGAAGCTGATATCGATATCGTGGACTGTCTCGAGTATCTGGGAGAGGATGACGACACGCGGGCCATCGGTCTTTACATTGAGGGAATCCGTCGTGCCGGCCGTTTCCTTGAAGTGGCCCGGGAAATTACGAAAACAAAACCCGTCGTCGCTCAGTACGTGGGCGGAACAGAAGCCGGTGCACGTTCCGGTTCGAGCCATACCGGAGCCATGGCCGGTCCCGATTATGTCTACGACGGGTTGTTCGAACAGGCCGGCGTCATTCGGGTCGACACCATAGAAGAAGTATACACGATAGGATGGGCGCTTGCGGCGCAACCAGCGCTGAAAGGACCCCGGATCGCCGTCCTGACGAATTCAGGCGGCCCCGGCACGGCCATTGCCAATACCCTCAACCGTGGCGGTCTCGACGTTCCGGTGTTCTCCGAGGATGTTCAGAAAGAGGTCAGCCGTTATTTGCCGGGCAGCCATGCCAGTGCGAAAAATCCCGTTGACCTGACCTTTCATGTCGGTATGGACGCGATCTCCGAAAAGATACCGCAGATACTCTTCAACAGTCATGATGTGGACGGCATCGTTCTTCACGGGATCATGGATACCGGCCTCTTTACCGAGGTCTCACCCCTGGTGAAGGACCTTTTCACATTCGATGAAGAGGAATTCATCGACATGTCGAAAGTGAACCTGGACAACCTGGTCAACATGCCGCGAAGACATGGAAAGCCCCTCCTCATATCATCCTTCTTCGGAAATGACGATCATGCCACCAGGACCTTCCGGGAGAACGGCATTCCCACGTTCGATTCCCCTGAAAAGGCGGCCCGGGCGATGAACGCCCTGTACCGGCATCTTCTGATCAGGAACAGGGCGAACGGCACGCCGGATGGAGAATGTCCCGTTCCGGCGGAAGCTCGAAACATCATTCAGAATGCGAAGCGGGGCGTCCTCGATGAATACCGCTGCAAGAGAGTTCTCGACGCATACGGCATATCCACGACCAGGGAAGTCCTCGTGGAAACGGCCGATGAGGCGGTCGAACAGGCCCGTTCGATCGGTTTCCCCGTGGTCCTGAAGGCATGTTCCACGGACATCCCCCACAAAACGGAGCGGGGGCTGGTCCATCTGAACCTGAAAAGTGATGAGGCGGTCAGACGCGCATACAATGCCGTGAAGGGAGCCGTTCCTCATTCTCCCATACTGATATCGGAGATGGTGCGGGGTGACAGGGAATTCATGGCCGGCGTCAGTTATCATCCCGGGTTTCCCCCTTGTATCATGTTCGGCCTCGGTGGGGTATTGACCGAGGCGCTTCACGACAATACGATCAGGATCGCTCCGCTCGGGACGGAAGATACCCGTTCCATGATGGAATCTCTTGCGGCAAAGGCCCTTCTCGGGGCGTACCGGGGGATGAAGCCCGTCGACCGGGAGTCCCTCTCATCACTGCTGATCGCCCTCGGCCGGCTGGCCATTCACTTCCCCGAAATAGGGGAGATCGACCTGAATCCGATCATCATCGCCGACGGGAAGCCGAAGGTAGTTGATGCCCTCTTCATCCTGGAATAA
- a CDS encoding thiolase family protein, with translation MKDVVIVSACRTAIGVFGGSLRDVNAPRIASVAMKEAIRRAGIDAAMIEDVRFGCCIEPVDALNVSRVGALMAGIPDSVPAVTINRVCISAMEAVLSGAAMIQADMADIILAGGVEHMSGAPYVTQDARWGCRLQDKSLDDMLIHALHCGSHLIPHPEEGPLKEGMPLELFIGKPYIMGHTAEFIAQLHNISREEMDEVALRSHNGAERATVEGDFREEIVPVEIPQKKGKPPIVFDKDEHFRPGLTMEQLQKLPPAFIPKIGKVTAGNSSGINDGAAAMVIMSADKASELGLKPIAKIRASGRGACHPSVMGLSPVPAVRDLLKRNPDLSLEDFELIELNEAFAAQYIGCERELGLNREITNVNGSGIGLGHPVGCTGARIMVSLLYAMKKRGKTLGLATLCGGGGVSCATVMEMI, from the coding sequence GTGAAAGATGTTGTTATTGTTTCAGCATGCAGAACGGCAATCGGTGTGTTCGGCGGCTCCCTGCGGGATGTGAACGCTCCCCGCATTGCGAGTGTGGCCATGAAGGAAGCGATCAGGCGGGCGGGAATCGACGCGGCGATGATTGAGGATGTCCGGTTCGGATGTTGCATAGAACCGGTTGACGCCCTGAACGTGAGCAGGGTGGGGGCATTGATGGCGGGGATCCCCGACAGCGTCCCCGCCGTTACCATAAACAGGGTCTGCATTTCGGCCATGGAGGCGGTCCTGAGCGGTGCGGCCATGATCCAGGCGGACATGGCGGATATCATCCTTGCAGGCGGTGTTGAGCACATGTCCGGTGCGCCCTATGTGACCCAGGACGCCCGGTGGGGGTGCCGGCTCCAGGACAAGTCTCTCGATGATATGTTGATTCACGCCCTGCATTGCGGTTCCCACCTCATTCCCCATCCCGAGGAAGGACCGCTCAAGGAGGGCATGCCCTTGGAACTCTTCATCGGGAAGCCTTACATCATGGGTCACACGGCGGAATTCATCGCCCAGCTTCACAATATCAGCCGGGAAGAGATGGATGAGGTTGCCCTGAGAAGTCACAACGGTGCCGAGCGGGCCACCGTGGAAGGTGATTTCAGGGAAGAGATCGTACCCGTCGAAATTCCCCAGAAAAAGGGAAAGCCACCGATCGTTTTCGACAAGGACGAACATTTCAGGCCCGGCCTTACGATGGAACAGCTTCAGAAACTGCCGCCCGCCTTCATCCCGAAAATCGGAAAGGTAACGGCGGGAAACTCTTCGGGGATCAATGACGGGGCGGCCGCCATGGTCATCATGTCCGCCGATAAGGCGAGCGAACTGGGACTCAAACCCATCGCGAAGATCCGTGCCTCCGGCCGGGGCGCCTGCCATCCCTCGGTCATGGGATTGAGCCCTGTACCGGCGGTGAGAGACCTTTTGAAGAGAAATCCCGATCTCTCGCTCGAAGACTTCGAATTGATAGAGCTGAACGAGGCCTTTGCCGCTCAGTACATCGGGTGTGAACGTGAACTGGGGCTGAACCGCGAGATCACCAACGTGAACGGTTCGGGGATCGGCCTGGGACATCCCGTGGGTTGCACCGGTGCCCGTATCATGGTATCGCTTCTGTACGCCATGAAGAAACGAGGGAAAACACTCGGCCTCGCGACGCTGTGCGGCGGCGGCGGTGTCTCTTGTGCGACCGTCATGGAAATGATATAA
- a CDS encoding MoxR family ATPase: MSYTTAIHKFQGASKYVLDDELAEIVNVSMALEMPLLLKGEPGTGKTMLAHAIAENLAMPLIVLNVKSSMKLIDALYQYDTLTRLNDSRFGDSSRDVSNIEEYIKMGKIGQAFVSDRRTVLLIDEIDKADTDFQDDMLDVLDQMQFDIIEIDKTITARNRPVIVITSNAKKDLSDPFLGRCNFHHIAFPDHEMMRQIVGVHFPDLTRRVADACINLFYRLRSIDSIEKKPATRELINWIRALSADPDFRLSELEKGKVPYLGVLFKKSPDLQMAAQAISRGRY, from the coding sequence ATGAGTTATACGACGGCGATTCACAAGTTTCAGGGTGCGTCGAAATACGTTCTTGATGATGAACTGGCGGAGATCGTCAATGTATCCATGGCACTGGAGATGCCCCTTCTCCTGAAAGGGGAACCGGGAACGGGAAAGACCATGCTTGCCCATGCCATTGCCGAGAACCTCGCCATGCCTCTGATCGTTCTGAACGTCAAGTCAAGCATGAAACTGATCGATGCCCTGTACCAGTACGACACGCTGACCCGCCTGAACGACAGCCGTTTCGGCGATTCGAGCCGTGATGTGAGCAATATCGAGGAATATATCAAAATGGGGAAAATCGGGCAGGCCTTCGTATCGGACAGGCGAACCGTTCTTCTCATCGATGAGATCGACAAGGCCGATACGGATTTTCAGGACGACATGCTGGACGTCCTGGACCAGATGCAGTTCGATATCATTGAGATCGACAAGACCATCACTGCCAGGAACCGTCCGGTCATCGTCATTACCTCGAACGCGAAGAAGGATCTTTCAGATCCTTTCCTGGGGCGCTGCAACTTCCACCATATCGCCTTCCCCGATCATGAAATGATGCGGCAGATCGTGGGCGTTCACTTCCCCGATCTGACCAGGCGCGTCGCCGATGCCTGCATCAACCTCTTCTACCGGCTCCGCAGCATCGACAGCATTGAGAAAAAACCGGCGACGAGGGAACTCATCAACTGGATACGAGCTCTCAGCGCCGATCCCGACTTCCGGCTTTCGGAACTTGAAAAGGGCAAGGTCCCCTATCTCGGGGTTCTTTTTAAAAAGAGCCCGGATCTGCAAATGGCGGCGCAGGCGATTTCCCGCGGCCGTTATTAA
- a CDS encoding Na/Pi cotransporter family protein — protein sequence MVQSIFVFAAGITLFLLGMVWLTNTVQKNFTSKRIREYFALSVKRPVYGIITGALTTILFQSSSATSVLAVGLVGAGLISFYHSLGIILGADIGTTLTVQLVVWKITDISPLFIVIGSGIRFAGTGKWKPAGEALLYFGLIFFGLSLVSHATEPLKSSDSFISFLRNIEHPLYGLLIGFAVTAVIQSSAITISVLAILAFHTMITIDAALPIIFGANIGTAATALLASITANIEGKKCAVAHLLFKLLGAALCFALYPLFLEAVKALSSQTAQQIACGHILFNIIIVIVFTPFLKPISILVEKLMPGKGDLLPLWPEFLDERQLPDTTAALECARKELEREIVLAQRMSGMAIRLIDRYNANDRKSINHIESVIDNLRHEVGDYLCKIPLESLSIDVSRKLFSYSAITDDTERIADHALTLAELAQRKQRRHISFTGEAMNDLHDIEALVLENIADTVSLIRKKKSEMIESIFKREDRIDDLVKDARARHLERHYKRICEPEAGPIFVDILIHLERISDHCENIAENIDEIE from the coding sequence ATGGTGCAGAGTATCTTCGTGTTTGCAGCCGGTATCACCCTGTTCCTGCTGGGAATGGTCTGGCTCACCAACACGGTCCAGAAGAATTTCACCAGCAAACGCATTCGGGAGTATTTTGCCCTTTCCGTAAAGAGACCCGTCTACGGGATTATCACGGGGGCCCTGACGACGATACTCTTTCAGAGCAGTTCGGCCACATCGGTCCTGGCCGTGGGTCTGGTCGGCGCCGGCCTCATCAGCTTCTATCATTCGCTGGGGATCATTCTCGGCGCCGATATCGGAACGACGCTCACCGTCCAGCTCGTGGTATGGAAGATCACCGATATCTCGCCTCTCTTCATTGTTATCGGGAGCGGCATCCGATTCGCCGGCACGGGAAAATGGAAGCCGGCCGGCGAGGCCCTTCTCTACTTCGGGCTTATCTTTTTCGGCCTGAGCCTTGTCTCCCACGCGACGGAACCGCTCAAGAGCAGCGATTCCTTCATCTCTTTTCTCAGGAATATCGAGCACCCACTCTATGGCCTTCTCATCGGTTTCGCCGTGACGGCCGTCATTCAGTCGTCGGCGATCACCATTTCCGTTCTGGCCATTCTGGCATTCCATACCATGATAACCATTGACGCGGCGCTTCCCATTATCTTCGGCGCCAACATCGGCACGGCCGCCACGGCGCTTCTGGCAAGCATCACGGCCAACATTGAAGGGAAAAAATGCGCCGTCGCCCACCTTCTGTTCAAGCTGCTCGGGGCCGCGCTCTGTTTCGCCCTGTATCCCCTGTTCCTCGAAGCGGTGAAAGCGCTCTCTTCACAGACGGCGCAGCAGATAGCCTGCGGTCATATCCTTTTCAACATCATCATCGTGATCGTCTTCACTCCATTTTTGAAGCCCATTTCCATTCTTGTTGAAAAACTGATGCCGGGCAAAGGTGATCTGCTCCCTCTCTGGCCCGAGTTTCTCGATGAACGGCAGCTTCCCGACACCACCGCCGCCCTGGAATGCGCGCGAAAAGAACTGGAACGCGAGATCGTCCTGGCCCAGCGGATGAGCGGCATGGCGATCAGGCTTATCGACCGGTACAACGCGAACGACAGGAAGAGCATCAACCACATTGAATCCGTCATCGACAATCTTCGCCATGAGGTCGGTGATTATCTCTGCAAGATCCCCCTGGAGTCGTTGTCGATAGACGTATCACGGAAACTCTTTTCCTACTCAGCCATTACCGACGACACGGAACGCATCGCCGATCACGCCCTGACGCTGGCCGAGCTGGCCCAGAGGAAACAGCGGCGGCACATCTCCTTTACTGGCGAGGCCATGAATGACCTGCACGATATAGAAGCCCTCGTCCTGGAAAACATTGCAGACACGGTCTCGCTCATCCGGAAGAAGAAAAGCGAAATGATCGAAAGCATTTTCAAACGGGAAGACAGGATAGACGACCTGGTAAAGGACGCCCGGGCGCGCCACCTGGAACGGCACTACAAGCGCATCTGCGAGCCGGAAGCGGGGCCCATCTTTGTCGATATTCTCATACACCTGGAGCGCATCTCGGACCACTGTGAAAACATCGCCGAGAACATCGACGAGATCGAATGA
- a CDS encoding amino acid ABC transporter ATP-binding protein, with product MVKIRNVYKFFGNLKALDNVSLDIYDGEKMVIIGPSGSGKSTLLRSINKLETIDGGHIIVDGADISDPKTEINRVREEIGMVFQQFNVFPHKTVLENINLAQLVVRKRSKKEATEISVELLKKVGILEKANEYPGKLSGGQQQRVAIARALAMKPKLMLFDEPTSALDPEMIGEVLDVMKTLAREGMTMIVVTHEMGFAREVADRVLFMDYGAVIEEGTPEHFFKNPTQDRTKLFLDQIL from the coding sequence ATGGTCAAGATACGGAACGTGTACAAGTTCTTCGGAAACCTGAAGGCGCTTGACAATGTTTCGCTTGACATCTACGACGGCGAAAAGATGGTCATAATCGGACCGAGCGGTTCCGGCAAGAGCACTCTGCTCCGTTCCATCAACAAGCTTGAGACCATCGACGGTGGACATATCATCGTGGATGGTGCCGATATCAGTGATCCTAAAACGGAGATCAACAGGGTCCGTGAAGAGATCGGCATGGTCTTCCAGCAGTTCAATGTCTTTCCTCACAAAACCGTCCTGGAGAACATCAATCTCGCACAGCTCGTCGTTCGGAAACGCTCAAAAAAGGAAGCCACTGAAATTTCGGTTGAGTTACTCAAGAAGGTCGGCATCCTGGAAAAGGCGAACGAATATCCCGGCAAGCTTTCGGGCGGACAGCAGCAACGGGTAGCGATCGCCCGCGCCCTGGCAATGAAACCGAAATTGATGCTGTTCGACGAACCCACCTCGGCACTCGACCCCGAAATGATCGGTGAGGTCCTTGATGTTATGAAGACCCTCGCGCGGGAAGGAATGACCATGATCGTGGTGACCCACGAAATGGGGTTCGCCCGCGAAGTGGCTGATCGTGTTCTCTTCATGGACTACGGCGCCGTCATCGAAGAGGGGACTCCCGAACACTTCTTCAAAAATCCCACCCAGGACCGGACAAAGCTGTTTCTGGACCAGATCCTGTAA
- a CDS encoding amino acid ABC transporter permease, producing MAQVKRKTGKKEEPKKTVIAIGDGAAIPKREDVGLFTAWRVSFAGAILIVAYLALTKPDPYLAILKFLPDGVLVTFEVTVEAILLALVLGLFTGLGRISSNRIINGIASVYVEVIRGIPLLVQLFYIYFALGRVVNLPATVSAVIAMGVCYGAYMGEIFRAGIESIPKGQMEAARSLGMNYSQAMRHVILPQAFKTILPPVGNEFVALLKDSSLVSILAVSDLLRRGREFASESFTYFETYTMVALIYLIITLFLSKLVSIMEERIDVGK from the coding sequence GTGGCTCAAGTAAAGAGAAAGACCGGCAAGAAGGAAGAACCGAAAAAAACAGTTATTGCAATCGGCGACGGCGCGGCGATCCCCAAGAGAGAGGACGTAGGGCTGTTCACCGCGTGGAGAGTATCATTCGCCGGTGCAATACTCATCGTCGCATATCTTGCTCTGACAAAACCGGACCCCTATCTGGCAATTCTCAAATTTTTGCCGGATGGGGTCCTGGTTACATTCGAGGTAACCGTTGAAGCGATCCTGCTCGCCCTGGTGCTGGGCCTTTTTACCGGCCTCGGGCGCATATCGAGCAACCGGATCATCAATGGTATCGCTTCGGTGTATGTCGAGGTCATCCGGGGCATTCCCCTCCTGGTCCAGCTTTTCTACATCTATTTCGCCCTGGGCAGGGTCGTGAACCTGCCCGCTACGGTCAGTGCCGTCATCGCCATGGGTGTCTGCTACGGCGCCTACATGGGCGAGATATTCAGGGCGGGGATCGAATCGATCCCCAAGGGACAGATGGAGGCCGCCCGATCACTGGGAATGAATTACTCGCAGGCCATGCGACACGTCATCCTGCCCCAGGCGTTCAAAACCATTCTGCCCCCCGTGGGCAACGAGTTCGTGGCCCTTCTCAAGGATTCATCGCTCGTATCGATCCTCGCCGTATCGGACCTCCTGAGGCGTGGTCGTGAATTCGCCTCTGAATCGTTCACCTATTTCGAGACCTATACCATGGTGGCCCTGATCTACCTCATCATCACCCTCTTTCTGTCAAAACTCGTCAGTATCATGGAGGAACGGATCGATGTCGGCAAATGA